In Moorella sp. Hama-1, a single genomic region encodes these proteins:
- a CDS encoding DUF401 family protein, with amino-acid sequence MDGLKLLAVFGLIMIFLGRRAPLGPVMLGGSLLLAALYHAGPKDFLGMAWRATRDPATLELELILALIMLFEHLLGQQGYLERMLKSLRGLIHSPRVVMALLPAFIGLMPSAGGALFSAPLVGRAASSTMAAEEKSFINFYYRHIWEYFLPLYPGVLLASHLSGLPLPRLIAALAPYGLIVVLLGIPALRRVKIETVEENKGTREGNDPGEDNGARASNREENQPAPRRALVAELLGSILPVLVVVSLVLFFQVKVGLAVGSVLLILLLRHRYTPARLWRLCREALAVKTLLLVWVVMLFKQVLVDTRSVDGLPQLLALLPVPDFVIFGLISFLVGMLTGLTVAYIGIAFPIVMAAVGGQMSIPLTVFVFVTGFAGNMLTPMHLCLALTVDYFKADLRRVLRLMAGPEAALLAVAVVAYLVF; translated from the coding sequence TTGGACGGGCTAAAGTTATTAGCTGTTTTTGGGCTAATCATGATTTTCCTGGGGCGGCGGGCTCCACTAGGCCCGGTTATGCTGGGCGGTTCCCTCCTCCTGGCCGCCCTTTACCATGCCGGTCCCAAGGATTTTCTGGGCATGGCCTGGCGGGCTACCAGGGACCCGGCTACCCTGGAACTGGAACTCATCCTGGCCCTGATCATGCTTTTTGAACACCTCCTGGGTCAGCAGGGTTACCTGGAGAGGATGTTAAAGAGCCTGCGGGGGCTTATTCACAGCCCGCGGGTGGTGATGGCCCTGTTGCCGGCCTTTATCGGCCTGATGCCTTCGGCCGGAGGGGCCCTCTTTTCTGCCCCCCTGGTGGGGCGGGCGGCTAGCTCGACCATGGCCGCTGAGGAGAAGAGCTTTATCAACTTCTATTACCGTCATATCTGGGAATATTTCCTGCCCCTTTACCCGGGGGTACTCCTGGCTTCTCATTTGAGCGGTCTGCCCCTGCCGCGTCTTATCGCCGCCCTGGCGCCCTATGGTTTGATAGTCGTTTTGCTGGGGATACCGGCCCTGCGGCGGGTAAAGATCGAGACGGTTGAAGAGAACAAGGGCACAAGGGAAGGCAATGACCCTGGGGAAGACAACGGCGCCAGGGCCAGCAACAGGGAAGAAAACCAACCGGCCCCTCGCCGTGCCCTGGTAGCGGAGCTCCTGGGGAGCATCCTGCCAGTCCTGGTCGTGGTGTCCCTGGTGTTGTTTTTTCAAGTAAAGGTCGGCTTGGCGGTGGGATCGGTACTCCTGATCCTGCTGCTGCGGCACCGCTATACCCCGGCCAGGCTCTGGCGCCTCTGCCGGGAGGCCCTGGCCGTAAAAACCCTCCTGCTGGTATGGGTGGTCATGCTTTTTAAACAGGTGCTGGTGGATACCCGGTCGGTAGACGGCCTGCCCCAGTTGCTGGCCCTGCTGCCGGTGCCCGACTTTGTAATTTTTGGCCTGATTAGTTTCCTGGTAGGGATGCTCACCGGTCTGACGGTAGCCTACATCGGGATTGCCTTTCCTATTGTGATGGCTGCTGTTGGCGGGCAGATGAGCATCCCCCTGACGGTCTTCGTTTTTGTTACCGGTTTTGCCGGTAATATGCTTACGCCCATGCACCTCTGTCTGGCCCTTACGGTGGACTATTTTAAGGCCGACCTGCGCCGGGTCCTCAGGTTGATGGCCGGCCCGGAGGCGGCCCTCCTGGCAGTAGCTGTCGTCGCGTATCTCGTATTTTAG
- a CDS encoding glycosyltransferase family 4 protein: protein MLLSREIAIFTPNLLDWEGRKPVIGGLERYIRALAELLTDMGYKVSFHQNAHQDFQTTYLGWPVYGYQADPRRLNATVERMEKSVTGRVLYSSILQQVYYRPGSICISHGVWWEHPGFSPAQARAYYEGFVAAALAQARVIISCDYNFLNVARAIYPNLADRKIQVVPNFVDRERFYPREGRGGKRIRVLYPRRLSRERGFTLLQAVIPSLLAAYPELEFQFAIDTNTPRYLESFHAWRQGEAHNERLLYCHPDFDVMPGVYADADIVVIPTIFSEGTSFSCLEAMAMGKAIIATNVGGLTNLIIDNYNGLLIHPTGEYLTQALRFLIEHPGERTRLGNNAAATARVFDRKLWEARWRQFISKVYPLEKTLTGANARPSEL, encoded by the coding sequence TTGCTTTTGTCTAGGGAGATAGCAATTTTCACTCCCAACCTGTTAGACTGGGAAGGCCGAAAACCGGTAATTGGTGGCCTGGAAAGGTATATCCGCGCCCTGGCCGAACTGCTGACCGATATGGGCTACAAGGTATCCTTTCACCAGAACGCGCACCAGGATTTCCAGACCACCTACCTGGGGTGGCCGGTATATGGCTATCAGGCCGATCCGCGCCGCTTAAACGCTACCGTTGAGCGTATGGAGAAGTCCGTCACTGGGCGGGTGTTATACTCTTCCATCCTGCAGCAGGTCTATTATCGCCCCGGCTCTATCTGCATCTCCCACGGTGTCTGGTGGGAACACCCCGGGTTTAGTCCCGCCCAGGCCAGGGCTTACTATGAAGGATTCGTCGCCGCCGCCCTGGCCCAGGCCCGCGTGATAATATCCTGCGACTATAATTTCCTGAATGTCGCCCGGGCCATCTACCCCAACCTGGCCGACCGTAAAATCCAGGTGGTCCCTAACTTTGTCGACCGGGAGCGTTTTTACCCCCGGGAGGGGAGGGGCGGAAAGCGCATACGTGTCCTGTACCCGCGCCGCCTGTCCCGGGAGAGGGGTTTTACCCTTTTGCAGGCAGTTATCCCGTCTTTACTGGCTGCCTACCCCGAATTGGAATTCCAGTTCGCCATCGACACCAATACCCCGCGCTACCTGGAGTCCTTTCACGCCTGGCGGCAAGGGGAGGCCCACAACGAGCGCCTTCTTTACTGCCACCCCGATTTTGACGTTATGCCCGGCGTTTACGCTGATGCGGACATAGTCGTTATTCCGACTATTTTTTCCGAGGGCACCAGTTTCTCCTGCCTGGAAGCCATGGCCATGGGCAAAGCCATCATCGCCACCAATGTCGGCGGCCTGACTAACCTCATAATCGACAATTATAATGGCCTGCTCATCCATCCCACCGGGGAATACCTGACCCAGGCCCTGCGCTTTTTAATCGAACACCCGGGGGAACGTACCCGCCTGGGTAACAACGCCGCGGCTACTGCCCGGGTTTTTGACCGGAAACTCTGGGAAGCCCGCTGGCGCCAGTTTATCAGCAAGGTTTATCCCCTGGAGAAGACCCTCACGGGGGCTAACGCCCGACCCAGTGAACTATGA
- a CDS encoding glycosyltransferase family 2 protein: protein MPKLTAMMIVRNEANRYLERCLRAMSGYVDEIIILDDASSDATPDICLSFPAVKLHRRETSLFLIDESRLRQELWYYTVATRPEWILALDADELLEDRATRELPYLLRQELFPAVAFRLFDCWGGEEYYRVDGLWNPWFRNFSIYLVKYQPHLPAAWPAQTFHCGRLPLAYRHLPYLESDLRIKHLGWANPAEIRPKYQRAVGQDPTFKYQPREHYESILWPPEKIQLEKWR, encoded by the coding sequence ATGCCCAAACTTACCGCCATGATGATCGTCCGCAACGAAGCCAACCGCTACCTGGAGCGCTGCCTGCGGGCTATGAGCGGTTACGTGGACGAAATTATCATTTTAGACGATGCGTCTAGCGACGCCACCCCCGATATATGTTTGAGCTTCCCGGCGGTTAAACTCCACCGCCGGGAAACATCCCTTTTTCTGATCGATGAATCCCGGTTGCGGCAGGAGCTCTGGTATTATACCGTTGCTACCAGGCCCGAATGGATTCTAGCCCTTGATGCCGACGAGTTGCTGGAAGACCGGGCGACCCGGGAGCTACCTTACCTTTTGCGGCAGGAGCTTTTTCCAGCCGTCGCCTTCCGCCTCTTTGACTGCTGGGGTGGCGAGGAATATTACCGCGTGGACGGCCTGTGGAATCCCTGGTTCAGGAATTTCTCCATCTACCTGGTCAAGTACCAACCCCATCTGCCGGCGGCCTGGCCGGCCCAGACCTTTCACTGCGGCCGCCTGCCCCTGGCCTACCGCCACCTGCCCTATCTGGAGAGCGACCTGCGGATCAAACACCTGGGGTGGGCCAACCCGGCGGAGATCCGGCCAAAATACCAGCGTGCCGTAGGCCAGGATCCGACCTTTAAATATCAACCCCGGGAACATTACGAGAGCATCCTCTGGC